Proteins encoded within one genomic window of Pedobacter africanus:
- a CDS encoding tetratricopeptide repeat protein, with protein sequence MKHFLLLTASLFSFCFSNGQTIGPDNEKLINYYQSQQYGEAAAYLKGIYKEDTEDTKELSQLAYVNLMAGRLTEAEIHYLKLYSKLPKNVSVLFNLANLSIRRGNDEKAKGYYKEILKIDSTSFNAYKQLAALSSEGNPEEKMAYLISANRLNQTEGDVAFDLCEIYFRMKRVTDAKKVLDPALKADSLNLRLLKMKMPIDMSMLNYKASIQTGQQLLSYGDSSSFVLNNLAKSYYLMLDYPNALKYFLIAEEKSDGNETLFYNIGLSYRGIKDYKNAIPYLQKAIKEGISPGIASYYGLLGDSYEMTSKNDAANTAYKKGLQFENNGTLLYNIALLHETRLNDKKNAINYYEQYLKTIDPVKQPRQVIFIKNKIAELKKF encoded by the coding sequence ATGAAACATTTTCTTCTGCTTACCGCTTCCTTGTTCAGTTTTTGCTTTTCCAACGGACAAACCATAGGTCCTGACAATGAAAAATTAATTAATTATTATCAGTCGCAGCAATATGGAGAAGCAGCAGCGTATCTGAAAGGCATATATAAAGAAGATACGGAAGATACTAAAGAACTCTCGCAACTTGCCTATGTAAACCTAATGGCAGGCCGGTTAACAGAAGCTGAAATCCATTATTTAAAGCTTTACAGCAAGTTACCAAAAAATGTATCCGTTTTGTTCAACCTGGCAAACCTCAGTATAAGACGTGGGAATGACGAAAAGGCGAAAGGCTACTACAAGGAAATCCTGAAAATCGACAGTACCAGTTTTAATGCCTACAAACAACTTGCGGCCTTGAGCAGTGAAGGCAATCCGGAAGAGAAAATGGCCTACCTGATCAGCGCCAACAGGCTGAACCAGACAGAAGGCGATGTTGCCTTTGACTTATGCGAAATCTATTTCAGGATGAAACGCGTTACCGATGCAAAAAAGGTTTTGGACCCGGCTTTAAAAGCAGATAGCCTGAACCTCCGACTGCTCAAAATGAAGATGCCGATAGATATGTCTATGCTAAATTACAAAGCTTCCATCCAAACCGGACAGCAGCTTTTGAGTTATGGGGATAGCTCTTCCTTCGTGTTAAACAATCTGGCCAAGTCTTACTACCTGATGCTCGATTATCCTAACGCGCTTAAATACTTCCTTATAGCCGAAGAAAAATCAGACGGCAATGAAACCCTTTTCTACAATATTGGGTTAAGCTACCGGGGAATCAAAGACTACAAAAATGCAATTCCATATCTGCAAAAAGCCATAAAAGAGGGCATATCACCAGGGATAGCAAGTTATTATGGACTGCTTGGTGACTCCTATGAAATGACCAGTAAAAACGATGCGGCCAATACGGCCTATAAAAAAGGACTCCAGTTTGAGAACAATGGGACCCTATTGTATAATATTGCTTTGTTACACGAAACCAGGTTAAATGATAAAAAGAACGCAATAAATTATTACGAACAATACCTGAAAACCATTGATCCGGTAAAACAGCCCAGACAGGTTATCTTCATTAAAAACAAGATAGCAGAACTTAAGAAATTTTAA
- a CDS encoding homogentisate 1,2-dioxygenase produces MPIYHTLGTIPAKRHTVFRKPDGKLYAEELVSTEGFSSLYSLVYHCHPPTIVKALGEPYSVEPKIAREKHLRHTSLIGFNIKPEDDYLKSRKAVLVNNDLHISLAAPRKSMTDYFYKNSQADEVIFIHEGKGTLKTGFGKIRFEYGDYLVIPRGTIYQMEFEDEKNRLFIVESFSPIRTPKRYRNAFGQLEEHSPFCERDIKRPQELETIDEIGDFKVLIKKQGIMYPYVYGTHPFDFVGWDGFHYPWAFSIHDFEPITGRLHQPPPVHQTFEGHNFVICSFVPRKYDYHPLSIPAPYNHSNVDSDEVLYYVDGDFMSRKSVVKGQITLHPGGIPHGPHPGTVEKSIGKESTEELAVMIDPFRPLMLTEDAVAIEDEGYHKSWQENVE; encoded by the coding sequence ATGCCTATTTATCATACCTTAGGAACCATCCCTGCTAAACGCCATACGGTTTTCAGAAAACCGGACGGAAAGCTCTATGCAGAAGAACTGGTTTCTACTGAAGGGTTTTCAAGTCTGTACTCTCTTGTTTACCACTGCCATCCCCCTACCATCGTAAAAGCCCTGGGCGAGCCTTACTCGGTAGAGCCTAAGATAGCACGTGAAAAACATTTGCGACATACCAGTCTGATTGGCTTTAACATTAAACCTGAGGACGATTATCTGAAAAGCCGGAAAGCCGTGCTGGTGAACAACGATCTGCACATTTCGCTCGCCGCACCAAGGAAATCCATGACAGATTACTTTTACAAGAACAGCCAGGCCGATGAGGTGATCTTTATTCACGAAGGCAAAGGGACTTTAAAGACAGGCTTTGGAAAGATCCGTTTTGAATATGGGGATTACCTGGTGATCCCGAGGGGGACCATATACCAGATGGAATTTGAGGATGAAAAGAACCGCTTGTTCATTGTAGAAAGCTTTAGTCCGATCAGAACACCAAAGCGCTACAGAAATGCATTCGGACAACTGGAAGAGCATTCCCCATTCTGCGAGCGCGATATCAAACGCCCGCAGGAACTGGAAACCATTGATGAAATCGGTGATTTTAAGGTCCTGATCAAAAAACAAGGCATCATGTACCCTTATGTGTATGGAACACATCCTTTCGACTTTGTGGGTTGGGATGGCTTTCATTACCCATGGGCATTTTCTATACATGATTTTGAACCGATTACAGGCAGACTGCACCAGCCGCCACCAGTACACCAGACCTTTGAAGGGCATAATTTTGTGATCTGCTCTTTTGTTCCGCGTAAATACGATTATCATCCACTTTCTATACCTGCACCATACAACCACAGCAATGTAGACAGCGATGAGGTATTGTATTACGTTGACGGCGACTTTATGAGCAGGAAAAGTGTGGTAAAAGGACAGATTACCCTGCATCCGGGAGGTATCCCGCACGGGCCGCACCCGGGTACGGTAGAGAAGTCTATTGGTAAGGAAAGTACAGAGGAGCTGGCCGTAATGATAGATCCTTTCCGGCCGCTGATGCTCACAGAGGATGCCGTGGCCATCGAAGATGAAGGGTATCATAAGAGCTGGCAGGAAAACGTAGAGTAA
- a CDS encoding porin family protein, with protein MKKIILSALFVAFNLAAFSQVLPSFQLGVKAGANLSKLSTDNTFSSDNRAGYYAGLWTRIGAAGIHLQPELYLSGKNTTLKTTAGEENKVKFTSLDVPILVGTKIGAAGVGIRLNTGPVVSFVLDDEQSFGDAASNAFKGNFKGQNFAWQFGAGLDIGKLGLDLRYETGLSKIGKDGYNDTKLSLFTFGLGLRIF; from the coding sequence ATGAAAAAAATCATCCTATCAGCATTGTTCGTTGCTTTTAATCTGGCAGCATTCAGTCAGGTCCTGCCTAGTTTCCAGTTGGGGGTAAAGGCGGGGGCAAACCTATCTAAATTAAGCACTGATAATACTTTTAGCAGCGACAACCGCGCTGGTTATTATGCCGGTTTGTGGACACGCATTGGCGCTGCAGGCATTCATCTTCAGCCAGAGTTGTACCTGAGCGGTAAAAATACTACGCTTAAGACTACTGCGGGGGAAGAAAATAAAGTGAAGTTCACCAGTCTGGACGTTCCTATTCTGGTAGGTACAAAAATTGGCGCTGCAGGTGTAGGCATCCGTTTAAATACCGGTCCTGTGGTATCATTTGTACTGGATGATGAACAGTCTTTCGGCGATGCTGCAAGTAATGCTTTTAAGGGCAATTTTAAAGGACAGAATTTTGCGTGGCAGTTTGGCGCAGGTTTGGATATCGGTAAACTGGGCCTCGATTTAAGGTATGAAACAGGCCTTTCAAAAATAGGAAAGGATGGCTACAACGATACCAAATTAAGTTTGTTTACTTTTGGATTGGGCTTAAGGATATTCTAG
- a CDS encoding anaerobic C4-dicarboxylate transporter family protein, whose product MIWIQLVILILLILLGARMKGIGLGVMGAVGLLVFALGFGLKPTTPPIDVMLIILSVVTAAASLQAAGGMDYMVSIAEKILRKNPNHITWLGPFVTYTFTLVAGTAHIIYSLLPIIAEVATKKRVRPERPLSISVIAAHMAITASPISAATVALTSLLAPKGFELTDILIVAIPATIIGVLAGAMVASRQGKDLMRDPEFLERLKDPEFVKLLDGENTTNHEEKTFSKAAKRSVYVFLLAVLSVVLFAAIPSLRPSFLTDGKMQPLRMVEMIELLMLAAAAAIVLVSGIPASKVSQSTIFRSGGEAVVCIFGVAWMSDTYLQAHMPFFETHLSAFVTDHPWTFAIALFVMSILLFSQAATVRALMPLGISLGIPAPALIAMFPAVNGDFVIPSYPTLVAAMGFDRTGTTRIGRFLVNHSFTPPGLTTVIVTIATGFLIASIVL is encoded by the coding sequence ATGATTTGGATTCAGCTGGTAATTTTAATCCTGCTTATATTGCTTGGTGCCCGGATGAAGGGAATCGGACTGGGCGTAATGGGGGCTGTTGGCCTCCTGGTATTTGCCCTTGGCTTTGGTCTTAAACCCACCACACCCCCTATAGACGTAATGCTCATTATCCTTTCGGTAGTCACAGCTGCCGCTTCACTGCAGGCCGCGGGTGGTATGGATTACATGGTGAGTATTGCCGAAAAGATATTGCGTAAAAATCCAAACCACATCACATGGCTGGGGCCTTTTGTTACCTATACGTTTACGCTGGTTGCCGGTACGGCACACATCATCTATTCTTTGCTGCCCATCATTGCCGAGGTCGCTACAAAAAAACGTGTGCGGCCAGAGCGCCCTTTAAGTATTTCGGTTATTGCTGCACATATGGCCATTACGGCAAGCCCGATTTCTGCAGCAACGGTAGCCTTAACCTCATTGCTTGCCCCAAAGGGCTTTGAGCTTACAGATATTCTTATTGTGGCCATTCCGGCAACAATTATAGGTGTATTGGCCGGTGCTATGGTAGCCAGCCGGCAGGGGAAAGACCTGATGCGTGATCCCGAATTTCTGGAAAGGTTAAAAGATCCTGAATTTGTGAAGCTGCTGGATGGTGAAAATACGACAAATCATGAAGAAAAGACATTCAGTAAAGCCGCCAAAAGATCGGTATATGTATTTCTGCTGGCAGTATTGAGTGTGGTGCTGTTTGCGGCAATCCCATCCCTCAGGCCGTCCTTTTTAACCGATGGCAAGATGCAGCCGCTTCGCATGGTCGAGATGATTGAACTCCTGATGCTGGCCGCTGCAGCAGCTATTGTCCTGGTTTCCGGGATTCCGGCTTCAAAGGTATCACAGTCTACTATTTTCCGCTCAGGGGGGGAAGCTGTAGTTTGTATATTCGGGGTGGCCTGGATGAGCGATACCTATCTGCAGGCACATATGCCTTTCTTTGAAACACACCTGAGTGCTTTTGTCACCGACCATCCATGGACATTTGCTATTGCGCTGTTTGTTATGTCTATCCTGTTATTTAGCCAGGCCGCAACCGTAAGGGCACTGATGCCGCTGGGTATTTCATTGGGCATTCCGGCCCCGGCATTAATTGCGATGTTTCCGGCCGTGAATGGGGATTTTGTGATCCCAAGTTATCCTACCCTCGTAGCTGCAATGGGTTTCGACAGGACAGGTACCACCAGGATCGGCCGTTTCCTGGTCAACCACTCCTTTACACCACCTGGCCTTACCACGGTTATTGTCACCATTGCCACAGGCTTCCTTATTGCTTCTATTGTGCTTTAA
- the hppD gene encoding 4-hydroxyphenylpyruvate dioxygenase yields MSTQTFAEKIAKAQDFLPINGTDYIEFYVGNAKQAAHYYKTAFGFQSLAYAGPETGVRDRASYVLQQGKIRLVLTTALKSDSPIAQHVKQHGDGVKILALWVDDAYSAFEETTKRGGKPYMEPLTLSDEHGELRMSGIYTYGETIHMFIERKNYKGSFMPGYVDWKSDYAPTETGLQYIDHCVGNVGWNRMNETVKWYEEVMGFVNILSFDDKQINTEYSALMSKVMSNGNGYSKFPINEPAEGKKKSQIEEYLEFYEGEGVQHIAVATKDILTTVRELKARGVEFLSAPPEAYYNMMPDRVGAIDEEIAQLKELGILVDCDEEGYLLQIFTKPVEDRPTLFFEIIQRKGAQSFGAGNFKALFESLEREQELRGNL; encoded by the coding sequence ATGTCAACACAAACATTTGCAGAAAAGATTGCCAAAGCGCAGGATTTTCTTCCGATAAATGGAACAGATTATATAGAATTTTATGTAGGCAATGCCAAGCAGGCGGCGCACTATTACAAAACAGCTTTTGGCTTCCAGTCGCTGGCTTATGCCGGTCCGGAAACAGGGGTTCGTGACCGTGCTTCTTATGTATTGCAACAGGGAAAGATCAGGCTGGTACTGACCACTGCCCTGAAATCTGACAGTCCCATTGCACAGCATGTTAAACAGCATGGCGATGGGGTCAAAATCCTGGCCTTGTGGGTAGATGACGCTTACAGTGCTTTCGAGGAAACCACAAAAAGAGGTGGTAAGCCATACATGGAACCGCTTACCCTAAGCGATGAGCATGGAGAACTGCGCATGTCGGGTATTTATACTTATGGCGAGACCATACATATGTTCATAGAACGCAAAAACTATAAGGGAAGTTTTATGCCGGGCTATGTAGACTGGAAGAGCGATTACGCCCCAACGGAGACAGGCTTGCAGTATATAGACCACTGTGTGGGTAATGTGGGCTGGAACAGGATGAACGAAACCGTGAAATGGTATGAGGAGGTGATGGGTTTTGTCAACATCCTTTCATTTGACGACAAGCAGATCAATACCGAATATTCCGCATTAATGAGTAAGGTTATGAGCAACGGGAACGGCTATTCCAAGTTCCCGATCAATGAGCCTGCTGAAGGAAAAAAGAAATCACAGATTGAAGAATACCTGGAATTTTACGAAGGCGAAGGGGTGCAACACATTGCTGTAGCAACAAAAGACATTTTGACTACGGTAAGGGAATTAAAAGCTCGAGGGGTTGAGTTTTTAAGTGCACCCCCTGAAGCCTATTACAATATGATGCCAGACCGTGTTGGAGCAATTGACGAAGAGATTGCGCAGCTTAAGGAACTTGGCATATTGGTTGATTGTGATGAAGAAGGCTACCTGCTGCAGATTTTTACCAAACCTGTAGAAGACCGGCCTACTTTATTCTTTGAGATCATACAGCGCAAAGGTGCCCAATCATTTGGCGCCGGTAATTTTAAAGCCTTATTTGAGTCTTTAGAGCGCGAACAAGAGTTAAGGGGAAATTTGTAA
- the accC gene encoding acetyl-CoA carboxylase biotin carboxylase subunit, with protein MKKILIANRGEIALRIMRSAKEMGIKTVAVYSEADRASLHVLYADEAVCIGPAPSNQSYLIGQKIIEACKITGAEAIHPGYGFLSENAAFARLVKESGLILIGPTPEAMEIMGNKLSAKAAALKYQIPMVPGTEEAITDVEEAKKRALEVGFPILIKAAAGGGGKGMRVVEQPADFEEQMQLAVSEATSAFGDGSVFIERYVSSPRHIEIQVLGDTHGNIVHLFERECSIQRRHQKVIEEAPSSVLTAEIRARMGKCAVDVARSVNYVSAGTVEFILDENLEFFFLEMNTRLQVEHPVTEMITGLDLVKEQIKIARGEKLAYTQDELRISGHAMELRVYAEDPENNFLPDIGVLQTYKTPKGNGVRVDDGFEQGMEIPIYYDPMIAKLITYGKDREEAIERMIRAIDEYQITGIQTTLGFGKFVMEHEAFRSGNFDTHFVAKHFSAGKLKTHQDDEALLAALMGTVFYKKENSAALGVLQDKLDSTNNWRRNRLVK; from the coding sequence ATGAAGAAAATTCTTATCGCCAACAGGGGAGAAATCGCATTGCGTATCATGCGTTCTGCAAAGGAAATGGGAATAAAAACAGTAGCGGTATATTCTGAGGCCGACAGGGCTTCACTCCATGTATTGTATGCAGATGAGGCTGTTTGTATTGGGCCGGCTCCCTCAAATCAATCTTACCTGATTGGACAAAAAATTATTGAGGCCTGTAAAATCACTGGTGCAGAGGCCATTCATCCTGGTTATGGGTTTTTGTCCGAAAATGCTGCATTTGCCAGGCTGGTAAAAGAATCAGGCCTGATTCTGATTGGACCGACTCCGGAAGCCATGGAGATTATGGGCAATAAACTGTCGGCAAAAGCAGCTGCTTTAAAATACCAGATCCCTATGGTTCCAGGTACCGAAGAAGCAATCACCGATGTAGAGGAAGCAAAAAAAAGGGCGCTGGAAGTAGGCTTTCCTATTCTGATAAAAGCGGCTGCCGGCGGCGGAGGTAAGGGCATGCGTGTGGTGGAACAACCTGCTGACTTTGAAGAGCAGATGCAACTTGCAGTAAGTGAGGCCACTTCTGCATTTGGTGATGGATCTGTTTTTATTGAACGGTATGTTTCGTCTCCAAGGCATATAGAAATCCAGGTGCTGGGCGATACGCATGGCAATATTGTACATCTTTTTGAACGGGAATGTTCCATTCAGCGTCGGCACCAGAAAGTGATCGAAGAGGCGCCATCAAGTGTATTGACCGCGGAAATAAGGGCCAGAATGGGCAAATGCGCAGTTGATGTGGCCCGTTCTGTAAATTATGTGAGTGCAGGTACGGTAGAGTTTATTCTGGATGAAAACCTGGAATTCTTTTTCCTGGAAATGAATACCCGCCTGCAGGTAGAACACCCGGTTACAGAGATGATCACCGGCCTTGACCTGGTAAAAGAGCAGATTAAGATTGCACGTGGAGAAAAGCTTGCTTATACTCAAGACGAGCTTCGGATCAGCGGACATGCCATGGAACTGAGGGTCTATGCGGAAGACCCTGAGAACAATTTTCTGCCCGATATAGGGGTATTGCAAACCTATAAAACCCCAAAAGGAAATGGGGTTAGGGTAGATGATGGCTTTGAGCAGGGCATGGAAATCCCTATCTACTACGATCCGATGATCGCCAAGCTGATCACCTATGGTAAAGACAGGGAGGAAGCGATTGAAAGGATGATCAGGGCCATAGACGAATACCAGATCACTGGTATACAAACTACCCTGGGTTTTGGTAAATTTGTAATGGAACATGAAGCTTTCCGGTCTGGTAATTTTGATACCCATTTTGTAGCCAAACACTTTAGCGCGGGGAAATTAAAAACACATCAGGATGATGAAGCCCTGCTGGCTGCATTGATGGGAACGGTGTTTTACAAAAAAGAAAACAGTGCTGCCTTGGGTGTACTACAGGATAAATTAGACAGCACAAATAACTGGAGAAGGAACAGGTTGGTTAAATAG
- a CDS encoding YihY/virulence factor BrkB family protein — translation MKINIIKHTRLFFIRFGAAFKLFQKNDPLRLAGATAFFTNFALPPILLILIRLFGFFMDRRMLASRLFDRLENILDSESTHQIRHTLRNIRGAEHQWYVTLISFVFFLFVATTLFNVIKNSMDQIWSIGKKDKAGFMFTMKLRLRSMIIILLAGILFLFGFVTDSIQAFIGVYINNASPTFGKIFLSLLNQLLFVAIVMIWFTVLFRFLTNGRPTWKAAMHGGILTAILFTLGKYILRILLPLSGIGNVFGASGSIVLIMLFVFYSSFIFYFGACYVKVLSDYKETPIRPIKGAFNYEIKEVVKPG, via the coding sequence ATGAAAATAAACATCATCAAGCACACAAGACTTTTTTTTATCCGCTTTGGAGCAGCATTCAAGCTATTCCAGAAAAACGATCCCCTACGCCTTGCTGGGGCAACGGCCTTTTTTACAAATTTCGCGCTTCCTCCTATTTTACTGATCCTGATCCGGCTGTTTGGTTTTTTTATGGACAGAAGAATGCTGGCTTCCAGACTGTTTGATCGCCTTGAAAATATCCTAGACAGCGAAAGCACCCATCAGATCAGGCATACCCTGAGAAATATAAGGGGGGCCGAACACCAATGGTACGTGACGTTGATCAGTTTTGTGTTTTTCCTGTTTGTAGCCACCACCTTGTTCAATGTTATTAAAAACTCAATGGACCAGATCTGGTCTATCGGAAAAAAAGACAAGGCCGGATTTATGTTTACCATGAAACTTCGCCTGCGCTCAATGATAATTATTCTATTGGCCGGCATATTGTTCCTGTTTGGTTTTGTAACAGACAGCATTCAGGCATTCATAGGTGTATACATCAACAATGCCTCCCCCACCTTCGGCAAAATATTTTTATCACTGCTTAACCAATTGCTCTTCGTGGCCATCGTGATGATCTGGTTTACGGTATTGTTCCGCTTTCTGACCAATGGGCGGCCTACCTGGAAAGCAGCGATGCATGGCGGGATACTGACCGCAATTTTGTTCACTTTGGGCAAATATATCCTACGCATACTTTTACCGCTAAGCGGAATAGGCAATGTGTTCGGTGCATCCGGTTCTATTGTACTGATTATGCTTTTTGTATTTTACTCCTCCTTTATATTTTACTTTGGGGCCTGTTATGTGAAAGTGTTGAGCGACTACAAAGAAACCCCGATACGCCCCATTAAGGGCGCGTTCAATTACGAGATAAAAGAAGTTGTAAAACCGGGTTGA
- a CDS encoding riboflavin synthase, whose amino-acid sequence MFTGIIETLGEIKNITAEDTNLHFTIQSAISNQLKIDQSVAHNGVCLTVVALTEDTHTVTAIQETLEKSNMKQLKTGNKINLERCMQMNGRLDGHIVQGHVDQTAVCIKRAELDGSWEYRFKYDSTAGNVTVEKGSVCVNGISLTVVGSADDEFSVFIIPYTFEHTNLHEVNVGDTVNIEFDIIGKYVARLVGR is encoded by the coding sequence ATGTTTACAGGAATAATAGAAACACTCGGAGAAATAAAAAATATAACGGCAGAGGATACCAATCTGCATTTTACCATACAATCTGCCATCAGTAACCAGCTGAAGATAGATCAGAGCGTGGCCCATAATGGTGTTTGTCTGACCGTAGTGGCGCTGACAGAAGATACCCATACCGTGACTGCAATACAGGAAACATTGGAAAAGTCGAACATGAAGCAACTGAAAACGGGCAATAAGATTAACCTTGAGCGCTGCATGCAGATGAACGGCCGGCTTGACGGGCATATTGTTCAGGGGCATGTAGACCAGACCGCTGTATGTATCAAGAGGGCAGAACTGGACGGCAGCTGGGAATATCGTTTTAAATACGACAGTACTGCTGGTAATGTAACGGTAGAAAAAGGCTCCGTATGTGTAAATGGCATTAGTTTAACCGTTGTAGGTTCTGCAGATGACGAATTCTCTGTGTTCATTATCCCCTATACTTTTGAGCATACCAACCTACATGAAGTAAATGTTGGCGATACCGTGAATATCGAATTTGATATTATTGGTAAATATGTTGCCCGCTTAGTTGGCCGTTAA
- a CDS encoding sensor histidine kinase translates to MDFTFNSYAITLIICGTITLLFSYNLFRRKGEAVRLFGFMMLSNAVWSLGYGLELAANTLPLMKFFINIEYLGITTLPLAWFLFCLQLAGKDYWYKKALNRRALLFISLLTLLLVWTNDYHHLHYKSLSVDTSGPFPILEISPGIWYRVFTVYFYVLLGLGSYLILMKFRKAAPIYRRQNYTILFAALIPWMVNLAYLLGFRPLKNLDLTPFAFIVAIFLIAIAIYRFKLFDILPVAREKVLDLIQDGYLVLDGMNRVIDYNPAFKKYIPAAQQDKIIGSAIEDLFPGQTTLAQFLNTHSSGKIELNIVTSEGSFDLEADVMYLNENQLNNEATVLKLQDLTAVRSEALKSRTQADELKKLNHLKDRIFSIIAHDLRGPLVNLSEVLKMINTGMITLEEFKALSPKLSSDILYTTDLLENILHWSRSQLKGYGINKTYFELRGMIMNEVNYHMPSAAIKKINIIHDVFPGIIVYADMIMIQIVVRNILNNAIKFCGEECEIDITAVYTNSRIMVCIEDNGMGMSPVALEMIFSGSGSSTRGTMNEKGTGLGLMICKDFMERNNGKIVVESEPGRGTRFYLYLPVDEDK, encoded by the coding sequence ATGGATTTTACTTTTAATTCCTACGCCATCACCTTGATTATTTGCGGGACGATTACACTTTTGTTCTCTTATAATCTGTTCAGGAGAAAAGGTGAAGCGGTGCGGTTATTCGGGTTCATGATGCTCTCGAATGCCGTCTGGTCGCTGGGATATGGACTTGAACTTGCAGCAAACACGCTGCCCCTGATGAAATTTTTCATCAACATTGAATACCTTGGCATTACCACACTTCCCTTAGCCTGGTTTTTATTTTGCCTGCAGCTGGCCGGAAAAGATTACTGGTACAAGAAAGCGCTCAACCGCAGGGCTTTATTATTCATTTCGCTGCTGACGCTGCTGTTGGTTTGGACAAACGACTACCATCATTTGCATTATAAAAGCCTGAGCGTAGACACATCAGGGCCCTTTCCTATACTGGAAATAAGCCCAGGCATATGGTACAGGGTTTTTACGGTATATTTTTATGTACTGCTGGGACTGGGCAGTTATCTGATCCTGATGAAATTCCGGAAAGCTGCTCCTATTTACAGAAGACAAAACTATACCATACTTTTTGCGGCTTTAATTCCATGGATGGTTAACCTGGCCTATTTGCTCGGTTTTCGTCCGCTCAAAAACCTGGATCTTACTCCTTTTGCTTTTATTGTAGCTATTTTTTTGATTGCCATTGCCATTTACCGTTTTAAGCTGTTCGACATTTTACCGGTAGCCAGGGAAAAAGTCCTTGACCTGATTCAGGATGGCTACCTGGTGCTAGACGGGATGAACAGGGTTATTGACTACAACCCCGCCTTTAAAAAATATATTCCTGCAGCGCAGCAGGATAAGATCATAGGCAGCGCTATTGAAGACTTATTTCCAGGACAGACCACATTGGCTCAGTTTTTAAACACACACAGTTCAGGCAAAATAGAACTGAATATCGTCACGTCCGAAGGGAGTTTTGACCTGGAGGCAGATGTGATGTATCTGAACGAAAATCAATTGAACAACGAAGCTACAGTGCTCAAACTACAGGATCTGACGGCCGTGAGATCCGAGGCCTTAAAGTCCAGAACGCAGGCTGATGAACTTAAAAAGTTAAATCACCTAAAGGACCGGATATTTTCTATTATTGCACACGACCTGAGAGGGCCATTGGTAAATTTATCTGAGGTACTGAAAATGATCAATACAGGCATGATCACTTTAGAGGAATTTAAGGCCCTTTCGCCCAAGCTAAGCAGTGATATTTTGTATACTACAGATCTTCTGGAAAATATCCTGCACTGGTCCAGAAGTCAGCTGAAAGGCTATGGAATAAATAAAACTTATTTTGAGCTGAGGGGGATGATCATGAATGAGGTCAATTACCATATGCCTTCGGCGGCGATAAAAAAGATCAATATTATCCACGATGTGTTCCCGGGTATTATTGTATATGCAGACATGATCATGATACAGATTGTTGTACGCAATATCCTGAACAATGCGATTAAATTTTGTGGTGAAGAATGTGAAATAGACATCACTGCCGTTTATACCAACAGCCGCATTATGGTTTGTATTGAAGACAATGGCATGGGCATGTCGCCTGTCGCCCTGGAAATGATTTTTAGTGGCTCGGGCAGTTCAACACGAGGCACAATGAACGAAAAGGGCACTGGATTGGGCCTGATGATCTGCAAAGATTTTATGGAGCGCAACAACGGAAAAATAGTTGTTGAGAGTGAACCTGGCAGAGGCACCCGCTTTTACCTGTACCTGCCGGTAGATGAAGATAAATAA